ggtgCTGGTGTGCATGTTtgaactttttattattgatgtaTATAACTGAGAGAAATGAAGTCaagcattttatttatatacttagtcaatcattatagaaatatagGAACAAAACATCTATTGACACAATATAATCATTTGTGCTTAGAAATATCGCAATGATACAGATTACAAACGCTATAAAAAcgtaacaaaattattctgaattttacaaatgaatttttatttatatatattgtgttaaatttatctttagtTGGAGCCATCGCATTGTTAATTGCccttttttatgtataaaatatttttcaaagaaaatttagagAGTTTGTGCACATGTAGTAAATTagctaaaaaaagaatatataatttgcaaGAACTTTTATTGAATAAGCTTTGGCTCTTAATGCTTGAACGTAAAATTTGGTTATGGACACACTCTTCCATGGTGTACGGTGGTTGGTGGCGGACTCTGAGTACTTAACAAGGCACGCTGGTTGGGCTGGTTGCAGGGTAAGGTAAAGTCTCCTTCCTCGTCAACATCTGGGGGGGACAGTCCGGAAGAAATCGGTCCCCCCACCCCAGTAACCTCTGCATCTTCGGGGGAGACCCCAACAAGTGTATCTGAGGCCATTCCTGTACCCCAACAACCCTCTCAAGAAAAACCACAGAGACCCTTCTCGCTCAAGGTACGATTCTACATAAAAGATTTCTCTCCAGGCAGGAACTTGGAAAATGTAATGCagcaatactttttttttaaacgattaatatgTGCTTTTGTATGGctttaaaatatcgatccaGTTagttcttcattttttctgatGCATAGTATAGTAAatgaatcaaataaaaaatcctaatttattattacagttCTCATTGTTgccatttaaaaatgataaaaagggAACGAAAAAATTAAGCCAAAAATTTCTAAAGTGTATGATCGCTTCTTATATTACTTCTTAGTAGAAAACGTTcacttttttataacaatcgaattaattatttatgcttttagatgataataatagtgagTATTCGAGGAAAACGAAACAATAcaagtatattttaattataaatattataacaactCTCCTTTTCCCCCATaccatttttaaatttcatgaaTTGTGAAGTGCATGATGCAGTACTAAACACTCTTGAGAAAATGTATGCTACTCACAagcatatttttattgatattttttctttattcttttgcatttttattttaacattaacAAAAGGATAACTTATGGGTTGTGTGCGTATGTTGTTCTTATGAATGTTCTGTATatgatttgatttctttttttttcttttttgtattttcttcctcttgcttttgtataatttatgcCACAATGGCACTTTTTAGTCTAGAAAACTTATcactaattttattatttaattatatatttagatttgATTGTTATATGATTCTTAAATTGTGTTGTGTTTTGTAcagtaatatgaaatattgatCAAACAAATCTGACATGTTTTAGCAGATCTTTAACCACGAGTATCGTAATCTATTTTTTAGAAGATACAATAAATGAtcttaaatgtaaatttataatatttgaagtttgttattttctattatattttatagaaagagaatattcaaGATTAacattgtaaatttattatatatatatatcactcttttatataatagattattcAGAGAATTATCTACGATGtcacgaataaattatttaaaatcatgATGATACATGCAGGAAATCAGCGAAGATGTTCGAGACGTAGAGCATAAATGGTTGGAGCAAGATGGAAGTGCACCGTTTATTGAAACAAGGCGTACTCCGGACATAGAAAATATGGATCTAGAACAGTATCATCAATCTATATCACTGTtagtatttgatatatatatatatgtgtgtgtatcttaattatatatttcgatatgtGTGATCTTATATGTTACACTTGTGCTTATCATaagaatgtaattattattaagaaatatttttgatacagAATGAATAACAGCCTCAGTGAAATACAAGCTGATATACAACGTTTAGCTAATCAACAAAATCaaatacaacaacaacactTAATGACACAACATCAGCAACAAATGCAACAACAATTGCAACAGTTGCAAAGCCTTAGTCAACAGCATATGCAAGTAAGATATTGCTTGAGTAAATTTCTGTTCTtcttaatttgaaatatttcgattttttagtCTTATGGTATGTCTCCAATGAGTACATTAACTCCAAGAATACAAGATTCTCAACAATCACAGTTTTATTTACACGATCAACCGCAGTTACAAAGGAGAACATGGGGACAACCTCCGCCAAATCAGAATTTAACTAACGAAATGAACGTTGGATACCAACAATCTATCGATTCGCGATTCAATCCACAAACCACTGGTAAGTTTTTCTGTCATTTATTACTTATCATTTTATTGTTCgatatcttattaaaatatttccgatAATTTGTAGCTTACCAACAAGATATGCGTTTATATCAAGATACAAGAAGTTGGAATACTCATCCATCGCAACAAAAAGGTTTTGTATTTCATGAAACATCTCAAGAGCCAAGGTATCTTAATGGTGGGGATCATAGTCTTTGTAATAATCAAATGAATCAGCCTGTTTCCACTTATCCAACATCTGCGTCACTTTTTAATCAAACTGCATCAACGACTGCTAGTCCTCAACATCGTAACGCcgtaagattattttattagttagactttaaaagaaaaagctactcgatcataattatatttacttatattttacgtatagATTCATCGAATAAGTCAGTTAATGAGCGAAAGTCCAGAATCTAAAAGGCCAACCGTACATCATATTCCAATGACCTGCGAAAGTCCAACTGAAAAAAGGCAATGTGCAACTTTACATACTCCTGTTCCAGCTCCACCTGTTGATGATATGAAACCACAGAATATATCGTTCATTGGTTAATaccacatatttatatatcaatcgaaCAATACCtgatcgaattaatatttttaatctggcgatataatttttaggaAACGACGATGAAGTCGTACAAGGTATACGAGGTTTGCATATCACTTCGGGTAGTCGAACATATAGGATACCATCTCCAACTAGGCCTTCGATATCACGAAATTCTTTTCAACCTCATCCATCCCTCAGAGAAGCAACACCGTCTCCTTCGAGAACCCCAGAAGTTACACCGCTCGATCCTACAGATGCCGGTGAAAAGGGTTTCTACATTTCATTCGATAACGATGTGCCTAAGAAGCCAAAACCAACTCTTAGAGTTAAAAGAACATCTCCGAAGAAGGTAATTCCAATGATTTTAAAAGTTACGATCTCATCCAAGCGTTTGAAAAATCTTCATTATTACGTACGATCATTTCGTAGGAAAGAAACGTGTCTTCTTACATAGAACACGATGACTACGCAGTACGTACAGAATCGCCACCTGTTAGTGTCACGGAAAGACAAAAACAATTAGAAGCGCAAAGagatttagaaagagaaaggcaaCGTCAAgccgaagagagagaatttcatAGACAAgaaatgagagatagagaattacaaaaagaaatagatagagaacgtcagagagaaagacaacgTGATAGTAGTACGGAAGGTCGTCAGTCTAGTAGTGCTGGTTTAGTTATTGGAAAACAGTTGACAAATCCTGATCCAGTGAGTGtgtttattaatgttatattagaagaaataatgttaaatgTATAATTGGCGATACTTATTGGTACTTGTAATGCTTGTAGAATTCATTAGacgagatggaaagaaagaaagaacggatAATGTTACTGTCGCTGCAGAGAAGACAACAgcaagaagaaatgaaagaaagaaaggaagctGAAGCTCAAGCACgtagagaacaagagaaattaaaagcaGAAGAGAGAGCACgtaagaaggaggaggaaagacaGAGGAGAGCAAACATTTTAGAACAGTATAAAGTTAAGAAAGCCATCGAGGAAGCGGAAAGAGAAGTAAGCGAGCGTTTAACTAAATTATACTTCGctgataattatgattattacttATCGAGATTTACGTCGTATCTCTATTCAATCTTTAGGGAAAAGTCATCGACAAAGAATTGTTAAATGCAATAAAACCAACCAAATTACGTAATAAGACTGCAACGACGCGTCCACGACCAAAGACAATTCACGTAGACGCTGGTACGGAATTGGATTCTGGAGCTCTTACGCCTAGTCGTGGAAAGAAAGGTTCTTCCTCTAATTTGAGTACAGGTAGGTTTGATTATTCACGTGCATCACAATCGTTATGACGATTCCTTCAAGTCAtccgtgttctttttttagagatgagattatgtatataatacggTCAGAATCTATCTGTCATAGAATCGTTATATCTTTCCAATTTCTATCCTAATGCGTTTATACATACTCGAATCTCTGAAAAGATAGTATAATAATCAATGTTGCAACATGTGTATTCACCCATCTCATCGTAATAATCCAATGATAGTAACAATACCTTAATGTTGTAATGTTGCATTTAGTCTTTGCATGGCGAAGATTCGAACAAAAGACATGTTTGATTTTTTTGGCAAGaccaattttatatttttgttttattttatttttttatttttttcagtttttctatttttctttttttttttttttgttgttgtatttcttttgattataattattctcaCGAGTTATCTCACTCAGTCACGTGTCCACGAGctacaaattttcttatctatgCTACCATGTTACGCTACAGTTGATAGCGTAATAATATCATTCAACATTCGTATAAAACAATTAGTCacaattatatagatattttgtaTCTGAAtgacatatacataaacatatacatatacatatacatacactgtCCAAGCGAAACTAGAgtagcaaaagaaaattcgagcTGATGTTGTGCACTAACACACTTACTATAGCGTCGCTGACCTCCCCGACGATGAGGCGAGACTACTACCGAGGCTCGCAGGACAGTCTTACTGCTGCTCACCTTGATGATCGACGTTCCGGCCCCCTTTATCGGGGCGGCAGCCTCAGGGGTATGCACTACACACACTCCACTCGCATTATCTAAATAAGTTGCACTAAAGAAATTTCTCAagagataatattatactgCACTTTTCAATTGATAGAgcataaaatatcttttaataactTATTCAGAAAATTGTTGATTATAAGATTACCGttttataatcaaaatttattattcacaaCGTCAAGAATTTATGTCtctttaataatgaataaatttaaaaatatacagataaagtaatattcagcaaaaaaaaatacttcacAACATAAACAATATcagaaaaacatatataatatatatatatatataatatattacacttattcttatagtatataatacataatagtTTTTACTTTAACATGTTTTCGTAGACCGTGTTAGACAATgtttaatactattatttaatgacaattatatttttatttgcattaatgttaataatatgataGGATTAAATTAACTATTTAATCACTTTCATTGTATTAATGGTTAGAAATTGAAGTTGAATCTACGAAGTAATTAGTCAATGTGCGAGTTAATGATAGTAGTTGTAAGTAGCGACGTTCGACGCAATTGAAAAACTATCATTGACGAACTATTTCGTAGAATTAAACTCAATTATGAACCATTACTCCAATTAATGATTAAACaactaatttaattattaattgaatgaattattattggcTAACATTGTATGTAGTTAacgagttatttttttttctttttgtcactgcactcattctttttattttattgtgcATGTTTGAGATTGTTTTTGGATACGTCTATATTGGTAAATAATATCGTAGTTAAAGTAATCTTAGATACATTCGTAAATTCGGATTATCGATCAACCGGATTGTAATAGCGCTACCCTATTTTTTAGTATCTTCCGTAGATTCACCCGATGATGGTAGAGGTTCATCTCCCTGTCGAAGCGTAAAGCAGCTTGGAAGACGTGGTTCCTACAAAACATCAAGAGGTGggtttaatatcatttatacaaAGAATGCTAATGATGTTTTTCTTAAACGTTTTGCTTGACGAAAGTAGATTCATTGCAGGATGTATCACTGGTATGGGCGCCTACGTATCAATCTTACAAATGTTGAACGTTTTATTagacttatttaattattctccAAATGACTCTGAGCAAGGTTATTTGAGGggtatgaattttatttttaagtagCGCCTTTCGTAGTAGTTATATTTCAGTTGGAACGCAACATTATTCTGCACCAAAACTGCACCGGCTACTTGAGTTTTCGATATTCCCAGCGGACATGGCTCGTAGTTAGACTCATCCCCTGATGCAATGACGTACGATTGAAGCATCCCCTACTATTAATCTCTGATCGTACATGGCGTTAAGTGTAACAAGGTAAACGTTGCATTATTGCAGATGTGCAGGAGCCTCAGCAACAGGTTAGAGGCAGGCCTAAATACCCGACTTACCAAAACTTTAAGGGAAGAAAATCTAATTCCTTGATGAATTTGTGTGGTAAGAAGCACCAAGTGACTTGGAATATCGTTAAATCCCCTTTTTCTATCATGTGCAACAGTCTTAAATGTCCCACACGCCGTTCTAATTTTTGTAGGCAATAGCAATTACACGTAGTAGCATGGTGGCAGATTGGAGCACAGGTGGCAATGATATtcatacacacatttatacacatacacgcgcgcgcgcgagtaGTCATGTTGTGTGCTGTCAAAGTTTCatcaatattatcatttacttCTTTAcggtttaataaatttttctataagattTTTAATCTTTGTTCAGTCTAAGTTGACCGATCAATATTGAACATTTTATCGATTGTTATATCGGTGTAACTTTGACCGTGTCATTCGTAAGATATTTCATTTGCTATTGTAGATAATTTTCAGTTGAAGCTTCTTGGGCTTGTTGTTGTACAGCACTGGTTATGGGTACATGTCTCTTCAGTGTCTTTTCAGATTATTGTTGGTGGCTCCAGTtcccattaaaaaaaaaaaaacctctCACTTTGGCTCACATTCTGAGTCCTGTATCATATCAATTATCCCGTCACATTTTCtcagatatatatttgttttaccaTTCCTATCTGTTTTTATTTCCAGGTGTTATTATGGTATTAACGTATAGCAAATTCATGAAATGTTTCAgcttcgaataataaatagattagTATTTCGATCATTCCTTGCTAAGCTTTATAAATCGAAGCTTATATGATAGTTATGAATTTGGTATACATGCCGTATTTGTCTAatgttgtaaataaaaaaatagaatatcagCAGTCAAAGTTTCACTATAAGTGAAATTTCGAATGTTAAtaagaaattcaaaaattaattttagataGAATTCGAGAGTTAAAAAGCGTTCACTagttaatcaattaataaacCCCAGATAAATTAGTACTTTAGAATAAAACAGTAGTTTTGTTTGTTaacaattgttattattagattattcCGAATCGTAAagtttattattgaaaagaaaaagtatgaagaatattagtatataataaagcTTCTTATAAATGTTAAgcgatttttctatatattggACGCAAGCTATGAAGATGGATATTTTTGAAGTGAGCAGGTTATCAGTCTTTCTCGTAAGTCTAACAAGTGACTAATATCTTTTGAATTTACTAAGAACTAACAGTTCAAAGACTTATCAAATTCTTatttcatattctttctcGCTTGGATGggtcaacaacaacaataataataatagtaataataataataatattaatattaatatattaataataataaaaaatgctcTCTCTGACATTTTATAAGTGACACTTCACTTTGTTTTTTCAATATGGATAAGCTACGTATGTCcgtatttttctatcatttatttctatcttcataCGTCGAGCTTGCGTTCACAGGTTCGAGTAGTGATCAAGACGGTATGATGTGTCGGTACACAGATACGGATAGCGGATTGGGTCGAGCAACACCACCTAGACGTGCGCCTAGTCCTGGTATGGGAAGTATGAGACATCTTCCATCACCATCGGGTCCTGGATCCTTGCCACCTGGTCTGATGACAAAAAGAAGAGTCTTTGACGATGGTAGCAGCGATATCAGCAGTACACCAAGTTCGATGATGGATTATAGTGGtaaatttaacgaaacgatactttgataattaatttctttttaacaaactTTTCTTAAAATCTGTGTGTCTTATTTAAAGGTCCAAGATTGTATAAACAACCTACAACTAAATCGAACCGTGGTATTATGTTGAACGCTGTTGAATATTGCGTGTTTCCTGGTACAGTCAATAAAGAAGCCAAGAGAAAAGTTTTAGATGAAATAGCTAGATCGGAAAGCAAGCATTTCCTCATATTGTTTCGAGATGCTGGTTGCCAATTCCGTGCTCTCTATTCTTACTGTCCAGATCGAGAAGAAGTATCGAAGTTGTATGGCACTGGACCTAAACAAGTCTTCGATAAAATGTTTGATAAGTTCTTTAAGTAAGTATCcttctttttacaatataatacttttattcagaaattttattaaaatagagtatatattattttcatttaaaatatataatacgtattatgTGTTCTTCTAGATATAATTCTGGAGGAAAGTGTTTCTCCCAAGTTCACACAAAGCATCTGACTGTAACCATAGATGCCTTTACGATACACGACAGTCTTTGGCAAGGTAAAAAAGTGAATTTaccaaacaaaaagaacatgCCTCTCGTCATATAGTTTTACACAAGTGTCACTCTTAACATTATGCTACCATGCCCTTTCTTGTTCATAGTTACTATTTTAATACAGGCCCATATTAAATTAATGCAAACGTTGCGTTCTTAGTCAATTTTATAAGGACACCCGATGATCGGTGCTGactcgattattaattatgttacgAGTTGTGCGATCTTtccaagatttttattttctttttttttctttcttttataagattgcacgaatcatatttttaaacaaacaatgtcattagaatatttctttttttttcctttttcgttctctccttttttcatttcctgtctttctttctttctattttattcttctttattttgtcTCTTAATTTTCTACTGCGTTGATCTCAGCACCGATTTTTGTGTCATAAGATTACCAATATTTACGATAGGAACGGTTTGTTGCCGATGCGTAATATTCGTGCGGATTAACTCTCGACATGTAATCTTGTAATCACGTAAACTGCTGTGTTGCAAATGGAACGCATGACTGATATCAACGTGTTATTCATTTTCCTAAGTTCACTTTTgcaaggagagagagagagagagagagccaggATTATCGCATTTTCATGTTAACAAAAGTCTTGTCTTACTAGTGCATATAATGATGTGATTCGCACAggttttttccatcttttttagatataacaacaacaaaaaatatgtgaattaatattatttttattattattattaatattactattattattattattattattattattattattattattattattattattattaatctagtACGATTGGCTTTTACGAACAGTTAAAAATTAAGCAGACGGGGGATCATTAATTTTCACATATGTCGTATTGATGTATTAAAAGACACAAGAGTGATACTGTCATTAatgttgttatttatattgcgaaaataaatgaagctTTAGCTCACTCcattttacaatttaaaagtaataatttcttctttcctttttcttttcttaatatatctTTACAAAGGCTAAAATTGTTAACATTTCAAATTCACTTGTATTAGATCAAAGTTGATAAATGATTCTTCGTCTTGCATAGTATTTGCAACTGTTGACGGTTGTAGCATATAatgtaatttgtaatttgtaatttgtttGAGGAGAAGAATGTGTAAGAAGAACAGCTCACAGACTATAAAAGtagttttgtaaataaataagttgaGAATGAAAATTAGTGAAGAAAATACCAAATCAGCCTTATGGTCAATCTGggcatagtatatatatatatatgtgtatacatatgtgtgtgtgtttgtgcgcgcgtgtgcgtgtgtgtacgtatatacatatatatatgtatgtatatatatatatatatatcgtgcaagaatgtttttctttatgataCAAAGAGTATATGCATGAATTCGAATTGAACTATAAAATGTGCCGTCAAATGTATGCTACtgagaaaaaaagtgattgTAACTCGTCaacgagaaatgaaaaagaagaaaaaagaactcgactaatatttatttttgattactAACAAATTTTGTCGTCTATTGTAAACCCGTAGTTTCTCACACAATGTCTccatcccttttttttatcaattaattactcTTTGTGATCATCTTGTAAGAGGATAGTGGAATATGGTCGGTGTCGCTgtcgataatttatattctatattcagTGTATTTGAACGCATTGTAATTgacaagaaaattatttctatacatttttGTAATTCTCTTCAGTCTGATTGATAAAACACCATCCATAATCTGTATTcctcaagaaaaagaaaaagaaattgaacaaAAGATATgagattttatagaaaaaaattacgccTAGAaatgatcatttttcttttttcttatcttttcttttttttaatattttttatcttttactttatctaaaaagaatgatttataaatgaaaattaaattagtatCTTCTTAATTTTGTCTCGTTTTGTATCGCAGAGAATGGTATATCTCATTTCAATTACTATTTTCTAGTGGCAAGTGTGCCAATTacaattcttcctttttatcttgttttatatatatatatatatattttttttttcttttttataagagAATGAGATATGCATGGTATGTATATTGATGATTAATTAGTTTGATAACatataaaggaaaaactaTTTATATTGTGCCATAAATTTAACGTCCGCCTTTCGTGTGCGACTGGCATTGGCTCTTTTTGTCTTTGGCAAACGACTAATCTTTTAATGAAAGAGTAAATACGagttttttaatacgatatattccTATAGATACACGATGAGATAGTGTTTAGATAGAAAcgcgagaaaaatattttatagattaatatGGAAGGTCTATCTCTTTTATGTAATTCGTCTTATAGTGACATTTTTAGTTAAGTATAATCATCAAcaaactaatattattattattatttttatttttattattattattattgtaatataatgtgcaaaattgcaatattttatttctgaaATGTTTTAGCATTCAACAATTTAGTCAGATTCGATAGACCCttcatatttttgtataattagacacatagacacacacgtccacacactcacacacagaAAAGAGCATATTGATTAAcattagaaacgaaaaaattatgCGACATATCGAATTTTCTCAAACTTTCTGCGGtcattcgaaaaatataatgtatgtatattttccaTTGGACAATATGAAATAGTGAATTTTGTCAAATTCCGATTAGACAATTCATTGTCCCGTCAAAATTTTTTCAGTAGGGactaaaaaaagtaaaaaaaagataaaatccgTCGATTGTGGTATCCAAAGAGTGTCActtattatattctctctactataaatctattaattcattcattcattcattcatttattcattaaaatatattgccGTAAAACGgtgaaaagtagaagaagctGTGAGCCACCTGTGTCTCTCAGTTATGGTCCGATTTGACAATATTGAATATGAAAATACTATGCGCCATAAAATGACTTTAATAAGGTTTGAGGTGCGAATCGCTATAATAAGTtcacgatgacgatgacgacgacgacgacgacgacgacgacgacgacgataacgacgagattaataatgatgaaaaataataataaaaaaaaacgaaacaaaaaattataatatatacatgcatatatatacatatacatatatatatacatatatacacatatatatatgtatatatatacatatatatatgtatatatatatatatagtcactAATCTTAAGAGTCAACGAGAGACCATTTGGctttatgaaagaaagaaattgaatacGAAAAGAGCTACGAAAAGATACGAAAGTTATAATGTAGCTAAAAATTGAGAGGTGATTGCTTGTgcttgatatttatatttttcaaagggGCGATATATTATTAGTGAGCTGTTGGATTTGACGTTTAATGCATACcgttttaaacaaaaaaaaaaaaaggaaaatgctAAGCGAGCGacagagtgtgagagagagagagagagagagagagagagagagagagaaacagaaagattaaaataaaaactggACTACTGACGTATTTGTACGCTGCAGTAATCGCGCttactaataataaagaattacctttatgtaataatcgttcgtttttattatcacgAAAACATTGtcaaatgaattatttttaattaatccatACCTGTAAATATTAcggttttatatacataatatatgaaCGAAACTAATgctcaataaataaataaataaaaatatatatatatatacatatatatatatattaaacataagAAATTAAGTTTCGATCGTATTATATTGTTAGCATCTTGCAGCGAAtgtcattaataaaataatataatgtactTGTAATagattcttttccttcttaatGAAACTAAAATTACTCTACCTTCAGTTTAAATT
The DNA window shown above is from Vespula pensylvanica isolate Volc-1 chromosome 18, ASM1446617v1, whole genome shotgun sequence and carries:
- the LOC122635622 gene encoding patronin isoform X11, which translates into the protein MDRNAGDDRRKGPAGEHHLQQQQQQQQQQQYQLAGGDAEHFSDAYDSRQAKQRASVKWLLSKAYNNRVPDNLREPYYRDHEDQEHLKPQIVHALSNAELYCLALANIYSDPNYHNQNHCGILQALARKGVNVAESNNTQLTETILIQNSPIKMSAHMAVIEGLMALYAKEVVTGDRVVSAIRRFDPQADVEVPNDHEKGLLLWISHASHALIAKIQTEEGAGDKTRLPELPAAKDFQSLCDGVGLAAVVAFYCPGELNWMDIRVSKRPSVADALHNLSLVHTFCTRCLPYSIFHMQPEDVTYMRGSMKPNLVVFLADMYNVLEIHPAKCVRYPGEERAMQFLDACPRNSHGVAHKRSLPQSIAPIPDLRSNLSVSAPGFTVAKSVPSSTVKKSQSLQQTAESHSYDDRRAGSEESFVVHRGKGIPTLSSVADEKIIGRAEAAGRPSNWEDQRRTSYAGRRSRRNSVTDDSQLTIENFGGSQDNLHNFGRNPDKEVGVYTGKRSTTEPTLPARSSVQDVYGSGVQHILADNGYNNEEPSRLRRQASNSSLDNVALKSILHSSENDNNDGSTTKLSSFSNLSKQSMEKGINLTYTDQERDDNSTKSNVSSKKYGQSNGNGIAEKKTTFATLPNTTTWQQQSTQHSQQIEHQSIDENGGNTVMASQLNNIRLKLEEKRRHIENEKRRMEVVMSKQRQKVGKAAFLQAVTKGKVKSPSSSTSGGDSPEEIGPPTPVTSASSGETPTSVSEAIPVPQQPSQEKPQRPFSLKEISEDVRDVEHKWLEQDGSAPFIETRRTPDIENMDLEQYHQSISLMNNSLSEIQADIQRLANQQNQIQQQHLMTQHQQQMQQQLQQLQSLSQQHMQSYGMSPMSTLTPRIQDSQQSQFYLHDQPQLQRRTWGQPPPNQNLTNEMNVGYQQSIDSRFNPQTTAYQQDMRLYQDTRSWNTHPSQQKGFVFHETSQEPRYLNGGDHSLCNNQMNQPVSTYPTSASLFNQTASTTASPQHRNAIHRISQLMSESPESKRPTVHHIPMTCESPTEKRQCATLHTPVPAPPVDDMKPQNISFIGNDDEVVQGIRGLHITSGSRTYRIPSPTRPSISRNSFQPHPSLREATPSPSRTPEVTPLDPTDAGEKGFYISFDNDVPKKPKPTLRVKRTSPKKERNVSSYIEHDDYAVRTESPPVSVTERQKQLEAQRDLERERQRQAEEREFHRQEMRDRELQKEIDRERQRERQRDSSTEGRQSSSAGLVIGKQLTNPDPNSLDEMERKKERIMLLSLQRRQQQEEMKERKEAEAQARREQEKLKAEERARKKEEERQRRANILEQYKVKKAIEEAEREGKVIDKELLNAIKPTKLRNKTATTRPRPKTIHVDAGTELDSGALTPSRGKKGSSSNLSTDVQEPQQQVRGRPKYPTYQNFKGRKSNSLMNLCGSSSDQDGMMCRYTDTDSGLGRATPPRRAPSPGMGSMRHLPSPSGPGSLPPGLMTKRRVFDDGSSDISSTPSSMMDYSGPRLYKQPTTKSNRGIMLNAVEYCVFPGTVNKEAKRKVLDEIARSESKHFLILFRDAGCQFRALYSYCPDREEVSKLYGTGPKQVFDKMFDKFFKYNSGGKCFSQVHTKHLTVTIDAFTIHDSLWQGKKVNLPNKKNMPLVI